Proteins from a genomic interval of Thermoanaerobacterium thermosaccharolyticum DSM 571:
- a CDS encoding helix-turn-helix domain-containing protein yields MDKLHDKVAANIGAVLRQLKERNNVTIHQIAEAVNVTDGAVAKYLSGERKPNKQVIKRLAEFFHVDQKVFAGTDDDIINIALEQYTSAVNQLNALKESIAEAPLNKVQEYINQLKEASNEVDKAKEALHSLLQSSKPVTYVPVYANKIPAGYPNEVGTDDICDWYVVPSEIPADFAVNVTGDSMINAGIDDGDIVFATINTTADYGDIIIAVSENGEVTIKYFIQKDNQYFLMPANPDYKPIPFTNDFRIVGIVTGILKEPRPYRDSR; encoded by the coding sequence ATGGACAAATTGCATGACAAAGTTGCAGCTAATATTGGCGCAGTGTTGAGGCAACTTAAAGAGCGCAATAACGTTACAATTCACCAGATAGCCGAAGCAGTGAACGTTACAGATGGGGCTGTTGCAAAATATTTATCTGGAGAAAGAAAACCAAATAAACAAGTCATTAAAAGACTTGCGGAATTCTTTCATGTCGACCAGAAAGTGTTTGCTGGAACTGATGATGACATCATCAATATAGCTTTAGAGCAGTATACATCTGCTGTAAATCAGCTAAATGCTCTTAAAGAGAGTATCGCTGAAGCACCTTTAAACAAGGTACAAGAGTACATCAATCAGCTTAAAGAAGCGTCTAACGAAGTTGACAAAGCAAAGGAAGCTCTGCATAGTTTATTACAGTCAAGTAAACCAGTCACTTATGTACCTGTCTATGCAAACAAGATACCTGCAGGGTATCCAAATGAAGTAGGCACTGATGATATATGTGACTGGTATGTAGTACCGTCAGAAATACCTGCTGACTTTGCAGTAAATGTAACTGGAGATAGCATGATTAATGCAGGTATAGATGATGGTGATATTGTGTTTGCGACTATAAATACAACAGCGGATTATGGAGATATAATCATAGCCGTTTCTGAGAATGGTGAAGTAACAATAAAGTATTTTATCCAGAAGGATAATCAATATTTTCTAATGCCTGCTAATCCAGATTATAAGCCAATACCGTTTACTAATGATTTTCGGATTGTTGGTATTGTAACAGGTATACTAAAAGAACCAAGACCGTATCGGGACAGCAGGTGA